The DNA region aaactgttaaagggatagtttggaattttggacgTAGAACCTCATTTCCAAGTTgtgccagtgtgatatttatcagtggaggccattttcatccagtccttctaGTTGAAGAGTTTGCTGGCACTAGGCTAGTGCAAGTCAATGGTgctagcctgccactaaaaacattCTTATTAAGATGTGACTTAAAAATTGAGTATCAGTAGATTAGACTACAGTGAATTTCTAATTAAGATGTGACTTGACTGTTTCTCCACAGTGTCCCCCTCGGAGGATTGTGCTGCTGGGCAACCCTGGGAGTGGAGAGCCATGCTGGAGAAGAGTGGATATGGAGGAGGGTACTACGAGTGGAAGAGAACATGGGACACAAAGAGGGAGATAATGACAGGAACTGTAAGACTGGTAGTATCAAAAATCCTCGCAGTTGTCAAGGTAGTCGCAAAAAAATCAGTAGGAGTCTTAACCCGATTAATAAACGACGCTGGAGTGCTAAAGGAAGTAGCGGTGGGAGGTGCTgtgggagcagcaggagcagcagtagTGGGAGGATCAAGAgaagtagcagtagtagcattAGCGATAGCAGTGTGTACAGTGAAGGAGGCGATAGGAGGAGCGAAAGGAGAAGCAGCCGTAataggaggagcagcaggagcaggagtaggtgcgcTAGTAGGTTCTGTTGAAGGAGTAATAGCAGGAGCAGTGGTGTCAGCCATAGGCGCAGCACTAGgcgcagtagcagtagcagtattACTGACAGGAGACGCAGCGAGACAAGAACTAGAGCGATTTATCAGAGGACCCGTTAGAGCTTTATTGGGAGTAGCATTATTAGCAGTGTTAGCAGTAGCAGTGCTGAtagcagcagcaggggcaggagcaggagcagtacTAGGCGCAGCCGTAGGAACACTAGGAGGAGCAGGACCAAAAGGAGCAGCCATAGcggcagcaggggcaggagcagtagcaggagcagcaggaggcgtAGCAGGGACGGCACTATGGGCATTTTTAGGGTTCACAGGAGGACCAATCGGAGCAGTAGtggtagcagcagcaggagcagtggCAGggacaggagcagcagcaggagcggcAGCAGGCGCGCTAGTCGGATTCTTAGGAGGACCCATAGAAGCGGAAGTGATAGCCGTGGCGGTAGCGGTGGGACCCAACGCGGGGGTCATAGTTGCGGTAGCAGGAGCTGGATCGCTAACGGCAGCGTTAGTGGGATTAGCCGTAGGGGAAGCGCTAGTGCGTTCCGTAGCAGGACCGATAACGGTGCTAACGGTGCTAGCAGCGCTACCAGTAGGGTCAGGATGTGCAGTAGCAGGAGCAGAAACAGTAGCAGGAGTAGCAGTCGGATTCTTAAGAGGACCAATAGGGGCAGCAAGAGGGGTGCTAGTAGGACTCTTAGCAGGACCAATAGGAGCGGCAGCATTTGTAGTAGCAGAGGCTAGGGCAGCAGTAGAAGCACTAGTATGACcaggaggagcaggggcagCTCAAGGGCCGCAGTAGGAGCATTGGTATgaccaggaggagcaggagcagctctTCGGCAGCAGTAGGAGCACTAGTATgaccaggaggagcaggagcagcttAAGGGCAGCAGGAGGAGCACTAGTATGTAGTCCCGTCACCTCAGTAAGGAGAAGGTTTGTTGGTCAATGCCTACAGTATGAGAAGAGAGGTTGTGGCCTACTTTGCTGTCAGTATTAGCTGGTTTTGGGGAAACCATGAACGTGTGTTCATAGGCCTTCAACCTAACCAATCTCCTATTGTGGAGAAGGACTCGGGTGCTGAGCCCACTGGCGGACCGTCTTGTGGAGAGGAAAGCGATCGCCTTGCCTCCAGTGCTGAACCCACCGGAGCTACCGGACCTCCCAAGGATGACTGAGTTTACCTCCGGTGCTGAGCCCACCGACGGCCCGACCTGTGGAGAGGGATGCAATCGTTTTGACTCCGGTTCTGGACTCACTGGAGCTACCCGGTGACTGAGTTTACCTCTGGTGCTGAGCCCACACCGGCGGACCGCCCACCCTGCTGCCGCTGGTGTCACTGACTAGCTACACTGGCTAGATCGAGGCAGCTGCTTGCCTCCCATCTGCTCCTGGAAATGGTCATCGGCTTGTTCCACCGAGTGGCATACACttaggctgacacacacacacacacacacacacactgggttttCACCTTGAGCGACCGGCGAGTCGGACATTCATTGCAGCTGTTATTGTCCTGccattacttggaaaacaaatttcaagtatttaaaaaaaattcattaaaatggtggatagtGTTTTGAAACCAAATTCTTCATTTGTTCTTTCAGGTCTATCTAGTTCAGACCTATAGCCTACTGTCCTAACAGCATGGTTTaaatgacatttattttttctctaggctAGTGCATTTTACATTCTAAATGATCCATTCCTTATACAAGTCAACAAGAGGAAAGACAGCACGCATGTCAGTGAGCTACTGGAGAAGATCAAGGACATGGTGGAGAAGATTGAGGAGGATTGTACGATGAGATATGGGTGAGAAGAGGCGAGAAAATGACAGAGGCAGCAACGGGGGCATCACCAGGGGCAGCGATAGGAGCATTGGGAGCAGTAGGACGAGCAGTAGGCTCTGGAGGAGAATTAGTAGCATCCGTTCAATCATTCCCACATCTAGTTGTAggataaggtgaccagatgtccgagaccaaaaccggggacataatcccaaaagtGTGGAAAAtacagggacattttcagtttgactatcaatctgattgaaatacttATCTTCAAAAGAcggggacatactgtaggtagttttctgtattttcccggggacaggcaaccaaaaacgagGACTTTCCCCTGAAACCGAGGACGTCTAGTCACCCTATTGTACTGTAGGAGCAGTAGGAGCTGCaatagtagcagcagcagcaggagcagtggGAGGTGCACTAGTGGAATTCACAGGAGGATCAATCTGAACAGCCATAATTGGTGCAGCAGTAGGAGCAATAGCAGGAGCCAAAGGAGCTGGAGGTGCAATAGCCAGGAAATTTGGTAAGGCACTGAACCCCAAGTTGGTCCGGTGACATGAACCATGAAATATAACTGACACATGTACGTCGATTTCTGTGCTTATATGAATACATGCCAATGTAGATGTAGATTAAATACTGGAAAGGTGTGCTACTTACACACACTATTACATACAGCATACTGCAGTACAGTAAACTGACAGAAGGATGGCATATGAGACAaagtgacacactcacacacaaaaaaagcttcTAAAATAAAACGAATATCTGTTACTACTTATTAGCGCTGTATATTCTCCTGTGTACAATACACTTCAGTCTGGTTATTTAGACTCCatttagatttagatttagATTTGGATAGTGTGTATCACTTGGCTAACAATAAAACCTCAGCTGGTACagacacattgcccatttcaacagtgtgtgcaagtgtaatGGGTATTTTGCCCACATGAGGGCAGTATAGCACTTGCTGCTCAGTGCTGTCAGATGATGAACCTGTTGCCATTCAGCAGCTGGACAGTCAGGCAGATCACAGGTGTATTGTGGCCTTGCAATGTTCTATTCTCTTCTGCATTGTTCTATCATATTCAGTTTGATTTTTTTCACTGTAACCTTGTGGTCTCGATCAAGGTCGTGGCCATACGgtcaacattgtgtgtgtgtgtgtgtgtgtgtgtgtgtgtgtgtgtgtgtgtgtgtgtgtgtgtgtgtgtgtgtgtgtgtgtgtgtgtgtgtgtgtgtgtgtgtgtgttgatatgttaGCATGAACGATATTGAAGTATAGTGCTAATGTTATACCACAATGTAGTATAACATTAGCACTATACTTCATTATTGTTCATGCTATTTTAAGTATCAGTGTTACATGTCATGTAACACTGATACTCAAAATGTTTGCCTGAGTTGCTAGAATGGGCCTATATCATTATTCTCATTAGCAATTTATGAAGGTTTGTTTGTGATTACAATAAAtgaagggggtgggggcttTTGTCTTGTTACCATTTAAGTAAATGTGAATTACACTGAAACCTTACTTTGCAATATATTTgattataataaaataacacctctctcacaccctcactTGTATGTCTACTTGCCCCATGTGTTTGGTAGCATTCCAATTTGTACAAGTGAATACAATGATGTATTGCAGGCTAGTGCATCTTGAAGAAACCATTGCAAGGAAGGACGTTTTGCAAAGTGACTTCTGTAGTGCCTGAGATTGTGAatgatatctacagtatgtgtatcatTATCTTCATCTTTAGTATATTTTACTGCTCTTTTAGTCATGTTTATTTGTTGATTGgctttttatcatcctgtttgcattgtgtgttgttgtgtaccttgaatttccccttggggatcaataagtatccatccatctatctatctagctatctatctatctatctatctatctatagttTGCAAGATGGGGCTTGTGTGGTTGATAGAAGGCTGCACTACTCATCAGGGGCACCTGAACCGATGACAGACAATAATTCTGGGGCCCCAGATATAATATATAGTATTATTGTAGGGGGCTCTCTGGGCCCCCTGTCATTACTGGGCCATTATAATCACCCTAATgaaccctcacccccacccagcGGCACCCCTGCTACTCACTGTCTTGTGGCATAGTGTAATGAGCATGCTATTGCACAATAGCTTTGTGTGAAATACAATGTGcaactttgtgcaatggtgcagactcaaccacctacaactcaacacggccaagaccaaggagatggtggtagatttcaggaggtctaagcctgctctgctgccagtcaccatcgagggggtcaatgtggaggtggtgaacacatacaagtacctgggcatacatctggacgataaactggactggtcagtcaacactgaagcaatacaagaaagggcagagcaggctgtagttcctgaggaggctgtggTCCTTCAATATCTGCAGCAAGCTcttctggatgttttaccagtctgttgttttcagcgtcctcttctatgctgtggcatgctggtgAGGAAGCACtaagaagagggatgctgggtgactagacaggctggtaaggaaggctggctctgttgtgggagctgaactggagtgcatcacttcagtatcagacaaaaggaccctgaacaagctcaacatcctggacaatgactgtcatccactctacagcactatcatacagcacaAGAGCTTGATCAGTTGGAGACTACACTCCCACATGCACAACGGACAGACTGAGGAAGcaatttgtacccagggccatacaactctacaatgcttcactgaagggaaaaggagagtgggACTtctagtatatctgcacctccaccctcttatacaattacatggcatggcttacatgtctaccctctcttatattgtccatatatttgaccaatgactaatgtctgcacccatatctaatttatccttgcactgctgctataattcTATTAGTATGTTATGTTTATCTTAACTGTCCATATATTTATTACACTGAAACCTGTATGTTATTTATGttatattactatgcttacatttttgtactgtacatatgtattgctggtcactagaatttaatcttgcactgttgcactcttggacttatttgcactaccatcttgacacacacctcatacctcatactggatcacagtaccaatcctcagtacattcatgcacatctttatctctagtattttactgctcctttagtcatgttgattgttgatttgctgatttgctttgtattttcctgtttacattgtagtgtatgttgtgtgtggtgtcttaagctgctgggacttgaatttccccttggggatcaataaagtatctctctatctatctatctatctatctatgtaacAGCGTGATTCCGTCAGcgccgagtgagagagagataaaaaagttTGACTCCAAGAATGTAGGAAACTCTTAAAGGCagtggctatatcccacaacataggtggcatcccgtaacataaaccccttatcccatAACACATCAGTGAGTACCCGCCAACTATCTCATAACATAAGGCAGCTTCCCCAGaatcttagccgtaggctacatttcctcCAAAACACATTGCATGAATGTAACACAGTAACACATTTCCGTATCAGCATGTCCGAGCCGCGCTATACAATACTAAGTTCATAGATTAGTTGGTAGTTAGCATTTGATGTTTTAACTTGTATAGTTCTTCACTGTCAAATTGAAattattaaaaaagaaaaagtgaaatAGGTTGACTGCTCATTTTTGAGCAATTAACTTAATTgcctgattctaattagcacaacattTAAGGTGGATCAgctcattagtgaaatcacctgcaCTGTTTCACTTTCTACTTTCATTTTTGATCCTAATTTTAGCAAGACAAATTACCTAAACTGTCACAACCAGTTTCTGTATGCTTATAAGGAGCTGTCTGACAACTTGCGTGGTCTGTCCCATGTATGTCTTGTTCTGGAGTGGTTCTGAATAATCTGTAAGTGCCGTTTTGAATCAGTATACATTTTTATGCAAAAAATTAAACctaaccaagtgttttaatcttatgTTAAgatcaaaaatgtatttgttattgttttatcATGATTTGCTAAATGTCTTGTGTTAAATATTTCACAGTCAGCCCACAGTGTCTGTTTCTGATCAGTGTTAAGCAAACTTCAGGCGGTCAAGAAAGGGAAACAGAACCTAGAAGAGACACTGGACCACAGCCCACAGGTCAGTTTGAGGGATGTCAGAGAGGTCCTAGTCTATattttgttgttggtgttttgtgttttatttatttaataatgtatttattttgcttttacattttttacactAAAATATTGTACCTGCAACTGTGGAGTGCTGCTTATGCAATTGCAGTACAGTGTAGGGCTTGAGGAACATCCACATCATACAACGTAGAGTCAGCACTGATTCAGAATGTCAGACATGTTTGGACTTTTCCAAGCAACATGAGTTTCAAAGACTGATAAGCAACATGTCACAGTGGCAAAAAAGTAGGGGCAGCACAATTGGTCTGTAGTAAGAAAATGTTATGAAATGTTTCATTTAAACACAAATATTTTGCTGTGAATAAGGTTTCACATTGCATGAGCTGTCTTTATATGAAACGTTGACGGTGAGATAGAAGTGACGTACACTAATTGGTGTGCTCAAAATAGATCATGAATGAATGTTGTCCTACCAGTGATCCAACAATGCCCCAATTCCCATGACacttaggcttagttcacactggcagtcaaaatccgattttttgcttatctggattgtatctagcttgaattttgggtagtctgaacggcacaaagctgcatgaaatgcgatttttccaatgctgattcgcaccacatacggaggtggtttcaatgtCACtcactatcggatatgactcattctgaacagtcgaaccagttgaataggatttcaacgtgccccttttgtcatttgcactgcgacaaacaattgcaacgtaattctgagtgacagAAGTGATTGATGGATTGATTCAGCGCCAgcgctaccagcaaaacaaaaaccaacgtcagactcaagtcatcattttatggtgaaacatggaaaactaacgttaaagcaatagttcggaattttggacataggacctcatttccaactcagtctgggtgatataggtcggtgaagaccattttcagtgaatttctgcccttcctatgagttgcagcgttcatctcgtgctaatctggtgccaagatagcgcaagtcaacggtaacatccagcctgccactgaaaacactcaacagaacacccgaaacaaatacattttaaagggataatccggagtgaaatgcactttagatcaatttttcggactattgggagtacatacgttgagttgacaccaaaatcatgtcattcggatgtattttgagaaagttcgagctcaccgtttttagccaaaactcgttagcctggaggtgactcgggcatgtcatttcgccgctacaaaacgctatttttatacctcttctactgttccaaacaacactacacttacgtggtagtgagtagagggtccctaaagccaaaccgaagtatccccacgtctttatgtggtcggatagagagtccagaatgaatttaatcgagtcagtacctttccggaaatgtcgctgttgcagctagcaacgttttcacaacactttactaacatttccggaaaggtacggactcgattaaattcattctggactctctatccgaccacataaagacgtgcggatacttcggtttggctttagggaacctctactcactaccacgtaagtgtagtgttgtttggaacagtagaagaggtataaaaatagcgttttgtagcggcgaaaggacacgccccggtcacttccaggctaacgagttttggctaaaaacggtgagcgcgaactttctcaaaatacatccgaatgacatgattttggtgtcaactcaacgtatgtacccccaatagtccgaaaaattgatctaaagtgcatttcactccggattatccctttaacgtcagactatcgatgcacatgcctagtgttgatagaaccatgttagaaatgaaacaaaccttgcatcgcattgcaatagcctactttgttccctgtatggcagtggcggattgatattgagaaactagtccctcaaaatgtaataaatcattgagttgcaaggttagttttatttctaaaattattctatcaacacggacatgtatatcgatagtccgacgatttaattgactagtctcgggtgtgcggtggagtgagtaagactgttgttgatgtcagactgatgttaccgtagaaatgtgttagctcaaaaccagcgttagcaaagggggacgctgcaactgaaggaaggggctaaacgtgataaaaacggtctccaccgacctatatcacctcggtaaagttggaaatgagatcctatgtccaaaattccggactattcctttaagggtgacgaggtatttgcgccgcggctacacataataagttggaaaatataaaaagttaatccactttcatccatgacgacttggttgtgtacaactctacctgatgaatccaggtgtgtgtaatttatatcggatctgagcattggaCGCCAAGATCagatgtgatcggatgtgatcacttgcaatatgcaatgagaacagtcagtcagacagatcaggttctgatcggatatgcaagacatccgattttgACTGCCAATGGCcgcgtttacatgatgttttttttaattccgaatgagtttattcggaattaaatagttcggaatttaaatattctccttcgagtttacatggaaataattcCAAATGTGGCCTGCCACGTCATTttatatggcccgcgagagcttaaaggatccgatacagtttttgcgtataggcaatacactgcaatttaaaaagcatgtataattgtgtgtggtcctagtctggttttcaccatactaagctcaatcttttaagattgaacattagtctggggaagatgcgctttgattctactgcaaaagaggcgtgatcaatgtgcatcgttcaaatgactccttacgcaattgccacgagcgtggctagttggtaaattaaacttttagcctaccaaagccagtcggtagaatcgcaaacacgtccttctgctgtatgaattgttccagggcaagtttttttcacgtcaccggccaatagcgtgccaggactagagtatggccgtttctgattggagccaaagattctggcagtgaAACAGCGGAagtagatctgctggtatccagcctgagctgccgggcgaaattcaaattcaagttcaggcagggttcacccagcctagtgtagtcctattatccaaaaaattcTACTCCAAATCTTGCGCATTATTATCCTTGCGAATcaagcaagtgattgtttggccaaaagcaaAAGTAAGCCTATCCTCCAACTGAGCCAAGATGCATTCAGATCAAGCGAGCAGAGGTAGGCTCGGAGTTTGTGGTAATccccctgttgctttgcattttcacttcagtttaaaacgaacaacgtcgaaacacctttcaactttaaaacttcaaagaaaaagtcaacCAGGACCGTTCATTTttatgtgtatggaacggtgtagtGACTCATTtcatggatgcactttttgacatgttaGTTGCTCTTCTCAACTTCttgattttagaagttttataccaatgctaaagattttgtggctggtgctacaaatctggCCCTTTTAGAGCGCActgtgctgatgtggccctcagTGAAAATGAGTTACAGTAGACACCTCTGTGGGGTGTCCTATGAAAGCTTGATTAGTGGCTTAGCAAGGTATGTTgtgctcaaagccagggtatgctgtcatacgaaagtggatctgaggggtatttcacaaaacctagataagggattaatAAGCCTGGATGAATTTTCCCTTAACTTAATCCATTACAAGAAGCTTCAAAGTGCAGACGTTCTGTATCATCAGTGTTATAGCTTGTAGAAGTGTTTTCAGATTGAGTCTCCTATCGATCTCCTTCAGATAGTGGCCTAGACTATTATCATGTAGCCACATAAATACTCATATTTTTTGTTGTACAATTAcagttaattaaaaaaaaaaatatatatatatatatatatatatataacatgt from Sardina pilchardus chromosome 1, fSarPil1.1, whole genome shotgun sequence includes:
- the LOC134084298 gene encoding glycine-rich protein 1-like; its protein translation is MLEKSGYGGGYYEWKRTWDTKREIMTGTVRLVVSKILAVVKVVAKKSVGVLTRLINDAGVLKEVAVGGAVGAAGAAVVGGSREVAVVALAIAVCTVKEAIGGAKGEAAVIGGAAGAGVGALVGSVEGVIAGAVVSAIGAALGAVAVAVLLTGDAARQELERFIRGPVRALLGVALLAVLAVAVLIAAAGAGAGAVLGAAVGTLGGAGPKGAAIAAAGAGAVAGAAGGVAGTALWAFLGFTGGPIGAVVVAAAGAVAGTGAAAGAAAGALVGFLGGPIEAEVIAVAVAVGPNAGVIVAVAGAGSLTAALVGLAVGEALVRSVAGPITVLTVLAALPVGSGCAVAGAETVAGVAVGFLRGPIGAARGVLVGLLAGPIGAAAFVVAEARAAVEALV